A window from Dissulfurirhabdus thermomarina encodes these proteins:
- the atpD gene encoding F0F1 ATP synthase subunit beta, with amino-acid sequence MATDVQPPRGTAAEGRVAAVRGSVVDVRFPGGVPPMNQALRAGEDGRIVLEVATHLSPDRARCIALTPTRGLARGDAVRDTGGPLTVPVGEALLGRMLNVFGDPVDGGPPLDAVPRRSIHQPPVPLERQATGTRIFETGIKVIDLLAPLERGGKAGLFGGAGVGKTVVITELIQNTLARYEGVSLFCGIGERSREAEELHREMAGAGVLQNAVLVFGQMNEPPGARFRVGHAALTIAEHFRDTGRRDVLLLVDNIFRFIQAGAEVSGLMGRIPSRVGYQPTLASELAELEERISNTREGSITSVQAVYVPADDFTDPAATHTFAHLGTSVVLSRKRASQGFYPAVDPLASGSKMLTPAVVGARHHRVAQAVRKTLADYEDLKDIIAMLGIEELSEEDRRTVNRARRLERFLTQPFFTTEHFTGLKGRLVALEDTLEGCERILADEFADVPEKALYMIGPVTEAETARGSRAA; translated from the coding sequence ATGGCCACAGACGTCCAGCCCCCCCGGGGCACCGCCGCCGAAGGTCGCGTGGCCGCCGTCCGCGGCAGCGTGGTGGACGTCCGCTTCCCCGGGGGCGTCCCCCCCATGAACCAGGCCCTCCGCGCCGGGGAAGACGGCCGCATCGTGCTCGAGGTGGCCACGCACCTCAGCCCCGATCGGGCCCGGTGCATCGCCCTCACCCCCACCCGGGGCCTCGCCCGGGGAGATGCCGTCCGCGACACCGGCGGGCCCCTCACCGTCCCGGTGGGCGAGGCCCTCCTCGGGCGGATGCTCAACGTCTTCGGCGACCCGGTGGACGGCGGCCCGCCCCTGGATGCCGTGCCCCGCCGCTCCATCCACCAGCCCCCCGTCCCCCTGGAACGCCAGGCCACAGGAACCCGGATCTTCGAGACGGGCATCAAGGTCATCGACCTGCTGGCCCCGCTGGAACGGGGCGGAAAGGCCGGGCTCTTCGGCGGGGCCGGCGTCGGCAAGACCGTGGTCATCACGGAGCTCATCCAGAACACCCTTGCCCGCTACGAGGGCGTCAGCCTCTTCTGCGGCATCGGGGAGCGCTCCCGGGAGGCCGAGGAACTCCACCGGGAGATGGCCGGGGCCGGGGTCCTCCAGAACGCCGTCCTGGTCTTCGGCCAGATGAACGAGCCGCCGGGGGCCCGGTTCCGGGTGGGCCACGCCGCCCTCACCATCGCCGAGCACTTCCGAGACACGGGCCGGCGCGACGTGCTCCTCCTCGTGGACAACATCTTCCGGTTCATCCAGGCGGGAGCCGAGGTCTCGGGGCTCATGGGACGGATCCCCTCCCGGGTGGGCTACCAGCCCACCCTCGCCTCGGAGCTGGCCGAGCTCGAGGAACGGATCTCCAACACCCGGGAGGGCTCCATCACCTCGGTGCAGGCGGTCTACGTGCCCGCGGACGACTTCACCGACCCAGCCGCCACCCATACCTTCGCCCACCTCGGGACCTCGGTGGTCCTGTCACGCAAGCGCGCCAGCCAGGGCTTCTACCCGGCGGTGGACCCCCTGGCCTCCGGCTCCAAGATGCTCACCCCCGCGGTGGTGGGCGCCCGGCACCACCGGGTGGCCCAGGCGGTCCGAAAGACCCTGGCCGACTACGAGGACCTCAAGGACATCATCGCCATGCTGGGGATCGAGGAGCTGTCGGAGGAGGACCGGCGCACCGTCAACCGGGCCCGGCGCCTGGAACGCTTCCTCACCCAGCCCTTCTTCACCACCGAGCACTTCACGGGGCTCAAGGGACGGCTGGTGGCCCTGGAGGACACCCTCGAAGGGTGCGAGCGCATCCTGGCCGACGAGTTCGCGGACGTGCCGGAGAAGGCCCTCTACATGATCGGCCCCGTCACCGAGGCGGAGACAGCCCGCGGGAGCCGGGCGGCATGA
- a CDS encoding F0F1 ATP synthase subunit epsilon codes for MNAEMRLLLLLPTGVLLDRGVRKVVAEGAGGAFCLLPRHVDFVSALVPGILAYVPGGEDTAERFVAVDEGILVKCGREVRVSTRNAVAGPDLAGLRAAVERRLRRLDERERAARGALARLETGVVRRFMDLGRRL; via the coding sequence ATGAACGCCGAGATGCGCCTCCTGCTGCTCCTCCCCACGGGAGTGCTCCTCGACCGGGGCGTCCGAAAGGTGGTGGCCGAGGGCGCCGGTGGCGCCTTCTGCCTCCTGCCCCGCCACGTGGACTTCGTCTCCGCCCTGGTGCCCGGCATCCTGGCCTACGTCCCCGGCGGGGAGGACACGGCGGAACGTTTCGTGGCCGTGGACGAGGGCATCCTGGTCAAGTGCGGCCGCGAGGTGCGGGTCTCCACCCGGAACGCCGTGGCCGGCCCGGACCTCGCCGGGCTCCGGGCGGCGGTGGAACGGCGCCTTCGCCGGTTGGACGAACGGGAACGGGCGGCCCGGGGGGCCCTCGCCCGCCTCGAGACCGGGGTCGTCCGCCGCTTCATGGACCTGGGGCGGCGCCTGTGA
- a CDS encoding AtpZ/AtpI family protein: protein MKPDRGERLGREVHRKAGRKLRARAQGRRGIWFGLGMFGVIGWSVAVPAVAFTALGVWLDRHWPADFSWTLTLLFIGVGVGCLNAWYWVREHTRPEDAEDETR from the coding sequence GTGAAACCGGACCGGGGCGAGCGGCTGGGGCGCGAGGTGCACCGCAAGGCGGGACGCAAGCTCCGGGCCCGGGCCCAGGGGCGCCGCGGCATCTGGTTCGGGCTCGGCATGTTCGGGGTGATCGGCTGGTCCGTGGCGGTCCCCGCGGTGGCCTTCACCGCCCTGGGCGTCTGGCTGGACCGGCACTGGCCGGCGGACTTCTCCTGGACCCTCACCCTCCTCTTCATCGGTGTGGGGGTCGGCTGCCTGAACGCCTGGTACTGGGTCCGGGAACACACCCGGCCCGAGGATGCGGAGGACGAGACCCGATGA
- a CDS encoding ATP synthase subunit I, translated as MTGPAPLALSAAAGALIGAAFFGGLWLTLRRLPGARRPGLLAAASYALRLGLAVAGFAAVSGGRWDRLAACLAGFVAARIAMARRLGPGREREAAPPCR; from the coding sequence ATGACCGGCCCGGCACCGCTCGCCCTCTCCGCCGCCGCCGGCGCCCTGATCGGGGCCGCCTTCTTCGGCGGCCTCTGGCTCACCCTCCGCCGGCTTCCGGGGGCCCGCCGGCCGGGGCTCCTCGCCGCGGCCAGCTACGCGCTCCGCCTCGGGTTGGCCGTGGCGGGCTTCGCCGCCGTCTCCGGCGGGCGATGGGACCGGCTCGCCGCCTGCCTGGCGGGCTTCGTGGCGGCGAGGATCGCCATGGCCCGGCGCCTCGGCCCCGGGCGGGAAAGGGAGGCCGCACCGCCGTGCAGATGA
- a CDS encoding F0F1 ATP synthase subunit A yields MNPDQVVLWYLHGVPVNATVFFTWVVMVFLVVGSWLVTRRLSHGPEMGRWQNLLEVVVTGMRDQIRQVTRQDPGDYLPFVGTLFLFIAVSNLLAVVPGFHPPTGSLSTTAALAMAVFVAVPVFGVARQGLWAYLAQYLKPTPFMLPFNVIGELSRTLALAVRLYGNIMSGVVIGAILLGVAPFFFPVLMQLLGLLTGLIQAYIFAVLAMVYIASAATAHRRTVAKEGEAPAPRPSQGG; encoded by the coding sequence ATGAACCCGGACCAAGTCGTCCTCTGGTACCTCCACGGGGTGCCGGTCAACGCCACCGTCTTCTTCACATGGGTGGTGATGGTATTCCTCGTGGTGGGCTCCTGGCTGGTGACCCGCCGGCTCTCCCACGGGCCGGAGATGGGCCGCTGGCAAAACCTCCTGGAGGTCGTGGTGACGGGAATGCGGGACCAGATCCGCCAGGTGACCCGGCAGGACCCGGGCGACTACCTCCCCTTCGTGGGGACGCTCTTCCTCTTCATCGCCGTCTCGAACCTCCTGGCCGTGGTCCCGGGGTTCCACCCGCCCACGGGGTCGCTGTCCACCACGGCGGCCCTGGCGATGGCGGTCTTCGTGGCCGTCCCGGTCTTCGGCGTGGCCCGCCAGGGCCTGTGGGCCTACCTCGCCCAGTACCTCAAGCCCACGCCGTTCATGCTCCCCTTCAACGTCATCGGGGAGCTGTCGCGGACCCTGGCGCTGGCGGTCCGCCTCTACGGGAACATCATGAGCGGGGTGGTCATCGGGGCCATCCTGCTCGGGGTGGCCCCGTTCTTCTTCCCCGTCTTGATGCAGCTTCTCGGCCTGCTCACCGGGCTCATCCAGGCCTACATCTTCGCCGTGCTCGCCATGGTCTACATCGCCTCCGCCGCCACGGCCCACCGCCGGACGGTGGCGAAGGAGGGGGAAGCGCCCGCCCCGCGCCCGTCCCAAGGCGGATAA
- a CDS encoding F0F1 ATP synthase subunit C, protein MDNLGLVAAVSIAVSGLTIAVGSIGPALGEGRAVAQALGAIAQQPDEANTITRTLFVGLAMVESTAIYCFVVAMILIFANPFWDYFLSRAGG, encoded by the coding sequence ATGGACAACCTCGGACTCGTCGCCGCCGTCTCCATCGCCGTCTCCGGCCTCACCATCGCCGTGGGGTCCATCGGCCCGGCCCTGGGCGAGGGCCGCGCCGTGGCCCAGGCCCTCGGCGCCATCGCCCAGCAGCCGGACGAGGCCAACACCATCACCCGGACCCTCTTCGTGGGGCTGGCCATGGTGGAATCCACCGCCATCTACTGCTTCGTGGTGGCCATGATCCTCATCTTCGCCAACCCCTTCTGGGACTACTTCCTCTCCCGGGCCGGAGGCTAG
- the atpF gene encoding F0F1 ATP synthase subunit B: protein MEIHWPTAVAQAVNFLVLVFLLKRFLYGPVIRAMDRRERGIAERIAAAERREAAARREAAAYQEKVREIEAQREALLAEARTAAEALRKDLLREARAEVEELRRRWRRDVERERADFLARVRRELARMALAAAGTVLRDLGGPPVEERIAEAFLERLAALGDEDRRRLAEGDAGEVEVASAAPLPAGLRDRIAAAVQEITGPRRIRFTEAPDLVAGLALRTPEVTVEWNAADHLQGLDERLEAALSAPEPTGTPG, encoded by the coding sequence GTGGAGATCCACTGGCCCACGGCCGTGGCCCAGGCCGTGAACTTCCTGGTCCTGGTCTTCCTGCTCAAGCGGTTCCTCTACGGGCCCGTGATCCGGGCCATGGACCGGCGGGAACGCGGCATCGCCGAGCGGATCGCGGCCGCCGAGCGGCGCGAGGCCGCCGCCCGGCGCGAGGCCGCGGCCTACCAGGAAAAGGTCCGGGAGATCGAGGCCCAGCGAGAGGCCCTCCTGGCCGAGGCCCGGACGGCCGCCGAGGCCCTCCGGAAGGATCTCCTCCGAGAGGCCCGGGCCGAGGTGGAGGAACTGCGCCGCCGCTGGCGGCGCGACGTGGAGCGGGAACGGGCGGACTTCCTCGCCCGGGTCCGGCGCGAGTTGGCCCGGATGGCCCTTGCGGCGGCGGGGACGGTGCTCCGCGACCTGGGCGGCCCCCCCGTGGAGGAACGGATCGCCGAGGCCTTCCTGGAACGGCTCGCCGCCCTCGGCGACGAAGACCGGCGGCGGCTGGCGGAGGGCGACGCGGGAGAGGTCGAGGTCGCCTCCGCCGCCCCCCTCCCCGCCGGCCTCCGCGACCGGATCGCCGCCGCCGTCCAGGAGATCACCGGCCCCCGGCGGATCCGCTTCACCGAGGCGCCGGACCTCGTGGCCGGCCTCGCCCTCCGAACCCCCGAGGTCACCGTGGAGTGGAACGCCGCCGACCACCTCCAGGGGCTCGATGAGCGGCTCGAGGCGGCCCTGTCGGCCCCGGAGCCGACCGGGACGCCGGGCTGA
- a CDS encoding alternate F1F0 ATPase, F1 subunit alpha, giving the protein MRGTAVALLDEALAQTAAAFDALADSAPPRLEAREFGRVLDVGNGVARVGGVAGVRSQELLRMNGGVLGIAFNLDPGEVGVILLGDHPSLAAGSPVRRTGRVVDTPVGLGLLGRVLDATGRPLDGKGPVAAEDRWPVERQAPAIMDRAPVSVPLATGLKVVDAMVPIGRGQRELILGDRQTGKTTLALEAILNQRPDDVIGVYCAVGQRTAAVARVVEDLRRHGALDRCIVVVASGDDPAGLQFITPYAATTMAEYFVERGRDVLVVYDDLTHHAQAYRELSLLLRRPPGREAFPGDIFYIHSRLLERATRLREDLGGGSLTALPIAETEAGNLSAYIPTNLISITDGQVYLSPDHFQKGLLPAVDVGRSVSRVGGKAQLPAYRAVTGELRLAYAQFEELETFARFGTRLDDATRQALERGRRVREVLKQDQYRPLPPALQLAALLAAARGLFDAVPLDDMARAEELAREAVARELPETCARIEAGAPLAPDDLDRMAAVIRAALAPWAPPADAGAMEEPDARP; this is encoded by the coding sequence CTGAGAGGCACGGCCGTGGCCCTGCTCGACGAGGCACTGGCCCAAACCGCGGCGGCCTTCGACGCCCTGGCCGACTCGGCGCCGCCGCGCCTCGAGGCCCGGGAGTTCGGCCGAGTCCTCGACGTCGGAAACGGCGTCGCCCGGGTCGGCGGGGTGGCCGGGGTCCGCTCCCAGGAACTCCTCCGGATGAACGGCGGCGTCCTGGGCATCGCCTTCAACCTGGACCCCGGGGAGGTCGGCGTCATCCTCCTGGGCGACCATCCCTCCCTGGCGGCCGGCTCGCCGGTGCGTCGGACGGGCCGCGTGGTGGACACCCCGGTGGGGCTCGGCCTCCTCGGCCGAGTCCTCGACGCCACGGGCCGCCCCCTGGACGGCAAGGGCCCCGTCGCCGCCGAGGACCGCTGGCCGGTGGAACGGCAGGCCCCGGCCATCATGGACCGCGCCCCGGTCAGCGTCCCCCTGGCCACCGGCCTCAAGGTGGTGGACGCCATGGTCCCCATCGGCCGCGGGCAGCGGGAGCTGATCCTCGGCGACCGCCAGACCGGGAAGACCACCCTCGCCCTGGAGGCCATCCTGAACCAGCGCCCCGACGACGTCATCGGCGTCTACTGCGCCGTGGGGCAGCGCACCGCCGCCGTGGCGCGGGTGGTGGAAGACCTCCGCCGCCACGGGGCCCTCGACCGGTGCATCGTGGTGGTGGCCTCCGGCGACGACCCGGCCGGGCTCCAGTTCATCACGCCCTATGCCGCCACCACCATGGCGGAGTACTTCGTGGAACGGGGCCGCGACGTCCTCGTGGTCTACGACGACCTCACCCACCACGCCCAGGCCTACCGGGAGCTGAGCCTGCTGCTGCGCCGGCCGCCCGGCCGCGAGGCCTTCCCCGGCGACATCTTCTACATCCACTCCCGGCTCCTCGAACGCGCCACCCGCCTCCGCGAGGACCTCGGGGGCGGCTCCCTCACCGCCCTCCCCATCGCCGAGACCGAGGCGGGCAACCTCTCCGCCTACATCCCCACCAACCTCATCTCCATCACCGACGGCCAGGTCTACCTCTCGCCGGACCACTTCCAGAAGGGGCTGCTGCCGGCGGTGGACGTGGGGCGCTCCGTCTCCCGGGTGGGAGGCAAGGCCCAGCTGCCGGCCTACCGGGCCGTCACGGGGGAGCTGCGCCTCGCCTACGCCCAGTTCGAGGAGCTCGAGACCTTCGCCCGCTTCGGCACCCGGCTCGACGACGCCACCCGGCAGGCCCTGGAGCGCGGGCGGCGGGTGCGGGAGGTCCTCAAGCAGGACCAGTACCGTCCCCTCCCCCCCGCCCTCCAGCTCGCCGCGCTCCTGGCCGCCGCCCGGGGCCTCTTCGACGCGGTGCCCCTGGACGACATGGCCCGGGCGGAGGAACTGGCGCGGGAGGCGGTGGCCCGGGAGCTCCCCGAGACCTGCGCCCGGATCGAGGCCGGGGCGCCCCTGGCGCCCGACGACCTCGACCGGATGGCGGCGGTGATCCGGGCGGCGCTGGCCCCGTGGGCGCCCCCGGCCGACGCCGGGGCCATGGAGGAGCCGGATGCCCGCCCTTGA
- a CDS encoding F0F1 ATP synthase subunit gamma: MPALDALERTIATVTDLQSVVRTMKALSGASIRQYERAAEALAEYQRTVELGLQAVLGAGLRPAAPADRRRRPGGGRLGAVVFGSDHGLCGRFNEDVALFAAEHLRPAAGGAGLRLMAVGYRAGGHLAALGLEPEKTRSLPASAEAITGTVQDLLLEIDAWMAADPDLTVLLFHNARPAGHPLPRPRRTRLLPVDPDRFAHLAGRPWPSRSRPAFSLSPARLFPALVREYLFAVLFRTTAESLAGEHGARMLAMQAAERNISDRLQELRTRYNRERQEAITGELLDVVAGYEALSGSRAG; encoded by the coding sequence ATGCCCGCCCTTGACGCCCTGGAGCGGACCATCGCCACCGTGACCGACCTCCAGTCGGTGGTCCGGACCATGAAGGCGCTTTCGGGGGCGAGCATCCGGCAGTACGAGCGGGCGGCGGAGGCCCTGGCGGAATACCAGCGGACGGTGGAACTCGGCCTCCAGGCCGTGCTGGGAGCGGGCCTCCGGCCCGCCGCCCCGGCGGACCGACGCCGCCGCCCCGGCGGAGGACGCCTCGGTGCCGTGGTCTTCGGCTCGGACCACGGCCTCTGCGGCCGCTTCAACGAGGACGTCGCCCTCTTCGCCGCCGAGCACCTCCGGCCGGCCGCCGGGGGCGCCGGGCTCCGCCTCATGGCCGTGGGCTACCGGGCGGGAGGACACCTGGCCGCCCTGGGCCTCGAGCCGGAGAAGACCCGATCGCTCCCCGCCTCGGCGGAGGCCATCACCGGGACCGTCCAGGACCTCCTCCTCGAAATCGACGCCTGGATGGCGGCGGACCCGGACCTCACCGTCCTCCTCTTCCACAACGCCCGCCCGGCCGGCCATCCCCTGCCCCGGCCCCGCCGGACCCGCCTCCTCCCGGTGGACCCCGACCGGTTCGCCCACCTGGCCGGGCGCCCCTGGCCCTCGCGCTCCCGCCCCGCCTTCTCCCTGTCGCCCGCACGCCTCTTCCCGGCACTGGTGCGGGAATACCTCTTCGCGGTGCTCTTCCGAACCACCGCCGAATCCCTGGCCGGGGAACACGGGGCGCGGATGCTCGCCATGCAGGCCGCGGAACGCAACATCTCCGACCGGCTCCAGGAACTCCGCACCCGGTACAACCGCGAGCGGCAGGAGGCCATCACCGGGGAGCTCCTCGACGTGGTGGCGGGCTACGAGGCCCTCTCGGGGAGCAGAGCCGGGTGA
- a CDS encoding mechanosensitive ion channel family protein encodes MELVPQLTALLDEAYARDWIAAAGLVAAAAAAFAATRRFLLRPLHAAVRRTRTTWDDALAARRVFEPLAWIAPALVLHLGRHRFPAVQEPADRVLGAYAFLVLLVLLERLLSAADDIYRTYPVSQRRPVKGYIQVLKIFLWVVGGVCTVSLLLGRSPWVFLSGVGALTAVLLFVFRDTILSLVASLEIASNDMVRVGDWIEMPKYHADGDVVEMALHTVKVQNWDKTITTIPTYKLIEESFRNWRGMQEAGGRRIARALYLDQTSVRFCDPDLLERLRRIQILADYIARKEAELATYNAARGVDASVPVNGRRMTNLGTFRAYVEAYLRHHPRIRQDMTLLVRQLAPTPEGLPLQVYAFTDTTAWAAYEAIQSDIFDHLLAALPEFGLRVFQKPSGHDLAAWPVVAGGGAPRP; translated from the coding sequence ATGGAACTGGTCCCCCAACTGACAGCACTCCTCGACGAGGCCTACGCCCGGGACTGGATCGCCGCCGCGGGTCTCGTCGCCGCCGCGGCCGCCGCCTTCGCCGCCACCCGCCGGTTTCTGCTCCGCCCCCTCCACGCCGCGGTCCGCCGCACCCGGACCACCTGGGACGACGCCCTCGCCGCCCGCAGGGTCTTCGAACCGCTGGCCTGGATCGCCCCGGCCCTCGTCCTCCACCTGGGGCGCCACCGCTTCCCCGCCGTCCAGGAACCGGCGGACCGGGTCCTCGGCGCCTATGCCTTCCTGGTGCTGCTGGTCCTCCTCGAGCGGCTCCTGTCCGCCGCCGACGACATCTACCGGACCTACCCCGTCTCGCAGCGCCGGCCCGTGAAGGGCTACATCCAGGTCCTCAAGATCTTCCTGTGGGTGGTGGGCGGCGTTTGCACGGTCTCCCTCCTCCTCGGGCGCTCCCCGTGGGTCTTCCTGAGCGGGGTGGGTGCGCTCACCGCCGTCCTGCTCTTCGTCTTCCGAGACACCATCCTCTCCCTGGTGGCCAGCCTCGAGATCGCCTCCAACGACATGGTCCGGGTGGGGGATTGGATCGAGATGCCCAAGTACCACGCCGACGGCGACGTGGTGGAGATGGCCCTCCACACCGTGAAGGTCCAGAACTGGGACAAGACCATCACCACCATCCCCACCTACAAGCTCATCGAGGAATCCTTCCGGAACTGGCGGGGCATGCAGGAGGCCGGCGGCCGGCGCATCGCCCGGGCCCTCTACCTGGACCAGACCAGCGTCCGGTTCTGCGACCCGGACCTCCTGGAACGCCTGCGCCGGATCCAGATCCTGGCGGACTACATCGCCCGGAAGGAGGCGGAACTGGCGACCTACAACGCGGCCCGCGGCGTGGACGCCTCCGTCCCGGTCAACGGCCGCCGGATGACCAACCTCGGCACCTTCCGTGCCTACGTGGAGGCCTACCTCCGCCACCACCCCCGCATCCGGCAGGACATGACCCTCCTCGTGCGCCAGCTCGCCCCGACCCCGGAGGGACTCCCACTCCAGGTCTACGCCTTCACCGACACCACGGCGTGGGCGGCCTACGAGGCCATCCAGTCCGACATCTTCGACCACCTGCTGGCGGCGCTGCCGGAGTTCGGCCTGCGGGTCTTCCAAAAGCCCTCGGGTCACGACCTGGCCGCCTGGCCGGTCGTCGCCGGGGGCGGGGCACCTCGGCCGTGA
- a CDS encoding NAD-dependent epimerase/dehydratase family protein, translated as MTRAERHTVTGAFGFTGRFLARRLLEAGHEVHTLTGHPDRPDPFGGRVAVHPYRFDDPAAMAASLAGTRVLYNTYWIRFERGSATFAAAVRNTRALFRAALEAGVERIVHVSIANPETDPDLPYYRGKAELEADLAGLGVSHAVVRPTVLFGPGDILINNIAYLLRRLPVFGVAGDGAYGIQPVHVDDLAALMVELGRDTRDCTVDAAGPETFTYEGLVRRIREVLGLRTPILHLPDRVVLAVARAAGWLLGDVVLTPDELTGLKEGLLVSREPPRCPTRFDEWLRRNAHAVGMRYASEIRRHYR; from the coding sequence GTGACGCGCGCCGAGCGGCATACCGTCACCGGGGCCTTCGGCTTCACGGGCCGGTTCCTGGCCCGCCGGCTGCTCGAGGCGGGCCACGAGGTCCACACCCTCACCGGGCACCCGGACCGGCCGGACCCCTTCGGCGGCCGCGTGGCCGTCCACCCATACCGGTTCGACGACCCGGCGGCCATGGCCGCCTCGCTGGCCGGCACCCGCGTCCTCTACAACACCTACTGGATCCGGTTCGAGCGGGGATCGGCCACCTTCGCGGCCGCCGTCCGCAACACCCGGGCCCTCTTCCGGGCCGCCCTGGAGGCCGGGGTGGAGCGGATCGTCCACGTGAGCATCGCCAACCCGGAGACGGACCCGGACCTCCCCTACTACCGCGGAAAGGCGGAGCTCGAGGCGGACCTGGCCGGGCTCGGCGTCTCCCATGCCGTGGTCCGCCCCACGGTGCTCTTCGGGCCGGGCGACATCCTCATCAACAACATCGCCTACCTCCTTCGGCGGCTGCCCGTCTTCGGGGTGGCGGGGGACGGCGCCTACGGCATCCAGCCGGTCCACGTGGACGACCTCGCCGCCCTCATGGTGGAGCTGGGCCGAGACACCCGTGACTGCACCGTGGACGCCGCCGGCCCGGAGACCTTCACCTACGAGGGCCTCGTCCGGCGGATCCGGGAGGTCCTCGGGCTCCGGACCCCCATCCTTCACCTCCCGGACCGGGTGGTGCTGGCCGTGGCCCGGGCGGCCGGGTGGCTTCTGGGCGACGTGGTCCTCACCCCGGACGAGCTCACGGGCCTCAAGGAGGGCCTCCTCGTCTCACGCGAGCCGCCCCGCTGCCCCACGCGCTTCGACGAGTGGCTCCGCCGCAACGCCCACGCCGTGGGGATGCGTTACGCCTCGGAGATCCGGCGCCACTACCGCTGA
- a CDS encoding RND transporter encodes MWRWLDDVPFSLLAAVAVFMALAPFHPEPHLWQKLKMLFSGTLRRPLDVFDLFWHALPLVLLGIKAARALGRG; translated from the coding sequence ATGTGGCGATGGCTCGACGACGTCCCGTTTTCCTTGCTGGCCGCGGTGGCGGTGTTCATGGCGCTGGCGCCCTTTCACCCCGAGCCGCACCTCTGGCAGAAGCTGAAGATGCTCTTTTCCGGGACGCTCCGGCGGCCGCTGGACGTCTTCGACCTCTTCTGGCACGCCCTGCCCTTGGTGCTGCTGGGAATCAAGGCGGCCCGGGCTCTTGGCCGGGGCTGA
- a CDS encoding GGDEF domain-containing response regulator has protein sequence MNPQGDPNPPEPVCILLVEDNPTDAALIQEILAAKATHEFDVHHVDTLRKAEGYLDRMGCDIVLLDLNLPDGRGLEVLDRVQARAADTPVVIISAVEDEQLALEAVRRGAEDYLFKGQADPALIVRSLRYARERYRLRMELRSLTLTDELTGCNNRRGFFTLAAQVFKTARRAGAVLELLFVDMDNLKAINDRMGHEAGDQALAALGTLLRKVVREPDVVARVGGDEFAVLAQVSGKDAGKALEKRILKAIEAYNAGVEADRRLSVSIGRAACTMEDDCTITEMLARADELMYRHKKAKNAP, from the coding sequence ATGAACCCCCAAGGCGACCCGAACCCGCCCGAGCCGGTGTGCATCCTCCTCGTGGAGGACAACCCCACCGACGCCGCCCTCATCCAGGAGATCCTGGCGGCGAAGGCCACCCACGAGTTCGACGTGCACCACGTGGACACCCTGCGCAAGGCCGAAGGCTACCTCGACCGCATGGGCTGCGACATAGTCCTCCTGGACCTCAACCTCCCCGACGGCCGGGGCCTCGAGGTCCTCGACCGGGTCCAGGCCCGGGCGGCGGACACCCCCGTGGTGATCATCTCGGCGGTGGAAGACGAGCAGCTCGCCCTGGAGGCGGTCCGCCGCGGCGCCGAGGACTACCTCTTCAAGGGCCAGGCCGACCCGGCCCTCATCGTCCGCTCGCTCCGCTACGCCCGGGAACGCTACCGGCTCCGCATGGAGCTCAGGTCCCTCACCCTCACCGACGAGCTCACGGGCTGCAACAACCGCCGGGGCTTCTTCACCCTGGCGGCCCAGGTCTTCAAGACGGCGCGGCGGGCGGGGGCGGTGCTCGAACTCCTCTTCGTGGACATGGACAACCTGAAGGCCATCAACGACCGGATGGGCCACGAGGCGGGGGACCAGGCGCTGGCCGCCCTCGGCACCCTCCTCCGGAAGGTGGTGCGCGAGCCGGACGTGGTGGCCCGGGTCGGCGGCGACGAGTTCGCCGTCCTCGCCCAGGTCTCGGGGAAAGACGCCGGCAAGGCCCTGGAGAAGAGGATCCTGAAGGCCATCGAGGCCTACAACGCCGGGGTCGAGGCCGACCGGCGGCTCTCCGTCAGCATCGGGCGGGCGGCCTGCACCATGGAGGACGACTGCACCATCACCGAGATGCTGGCCCGGGCCGACGAACTCATGTACCGACACAAGAAGGCCAAGAACGCCCCCTGA